A single Nicotiana tabacum cultivar K326 chromosome 5, ASM71507v2, whole genome shotgun sequence DNA region contains:
- the LOC107817863 gene encoding arginine-specific demethylase JMJ22-like, whose amino-acid sequence MLGSKTLIFKKQKRKRKNGKSIKSKKISVSTKEEKVTKSHQITPQEEEDGEGFSLKASAQSDSHGVQPLGNLYFNPSSHNSRNTGLGNLKTLTDELVLDILGLLEGTHLGILSNVSKGFYIFCNHEPLWRNLVLETCKGGFSFKGSWKSTFVSAYKQPSFPVLSSGLKVRDFYSDYLFQSWLCANLEMKPEWLEKDNIVRRRGISVDEFVMNFEEPNKPVLLEGCLESWPALEKWNRDYLVEECGDVKFSVGLVEMKLEDYFSYSDQAREERPLYLFDPKFAEKVPQLGKDYDAPMYFNEDLFSVLGSERPDYRWIIIGPAGSGSSFHIDPNSTSAWNAVIKGSKKWVLFPPDVVPPGVHPSPDGAEVASPVSIIEWFMNFYNATKNWKKRPIECVCKAGEVIFVPNGWWHLVINLEDSIAITQNFVSRRNLLNVLEFLKKPNACTLVSGTSDRVNLHDKFKNAIEAYLPGTIGELTLKDEEKKAQQKKPSFWESVTDSKAGAFKFSF is encoded by the exons ATGCTGGGTTCCAAGACTTTGATATTCAAGAAGCAAAAACGAAAGAGAAAAAATGGGAAGAgcataaaatcaaagaaaatttcagtttccacaaaagaagaaaaggttaccaaatcacaccaaataacaccacaagaagaagaagatggcgAGGGTTTCAGCTTGAAAGCATCAGCACAATCAGATTCTCATGGAGTTCAGCCACTTGGGAATCTTTATTTCAACCCATCATCTCATAATTCAAGAAATACTGGCCTAGGTAATCTCAAGACTTTAACTGATGAGCTTGTTCTTGATATTTTAGGCCTTTTAGAAGGTACCCATTTAGGTATTTTGTCAAATGTAAGCAAAGgtttctatattttttgtaaCCATGAACCCCtttggaggaatcttgtattagAGACTTGTAAAGGTGGGTTCTCTTTTAAGGGTTCTTGGAAGTCTACTTTTGTTAGTGCATATAAGCAGCCTTCATTTCCAGTTTTGAGTTCTGGTTTGAAAGTTAGAGACTTTTATTCTGATTACTTGTTTCAGAGTTGGTTATGTGCTAATCTTGAAATGAAACCTGAATGGCTAGAAAAGGATAATATTGTAAGGAGGAGAGGAATCTCTGTGGATGAGTTTGTTATGAATTTTGAGGAACCGAATAAGCCGGTTTTGTTAGAAGGGTGCTTGGAAAGTTGGCCTGCATTGGAGAAATGGAATAGGGATTATTTAGTTGAGGAGTGTGGAGATGTGAAATTTTCAGTTGGGCTGGTGGAAATGAAACTTGAGGACTATTTTAGCTACTCTGATCAAGCGAGGGAAGAAAGGCCATTGTATTTGTTTGATCCAAAGTTTGCGGAGAAAGTTCCTCAGTTAGGAAAGGATTATGATGCCCCTATGTACTTCAACGAGGATTTGTTTAGTGTATTGGGTAGTGAGAGGCCGGATTATAGGTGGATTATAATTGGACCTGCAGGCTCTGGCTCGTCATTCCACATTGATCCGAATTCTACCTCTGCTTGGAATGCGGTAATCAAAGGATCCAAGAAATGGGTGTTGTTTCCACCTGATGTGGTTCCACCCGGGGTTCATCCGAGCCCTGACGGCGCAGAAGTAGCAAGTCCTGTTTCGATAATAGAATGGTTCATGAACTTTTATAATGCAACCAAGAATTGGAAAAAGAGACCTATTGAGTGTGTCTGCAAGGCCGGGGAAGTAATCTTTGTACCTAATGGATGGTGGCATTTGGTCATCAATTTAGAGGATTCAATTGCCATTACCCAGAACTTTGTTAGCAG AAGGAATTTACTGAATGTTCTGGAATTTCTAAAAAAGCCAAATGCTTGCACTCTTGTGTCGGGAACAAGTGACAGAGTCAATTTGCACGACAAATTTAAGAATGCCATTGAAGCATATCTTCCCGGTACTATTGGTGAGTTGACTCTGAAGGACGAGGAGAAAAAAGCCCAGCAGAAGAAACCTTCCTTCTGGGAATCGGTCACTGATTCAAAAGCAGGCGCTTTCAAATTTTCTTTTTGA
- the LOC107817864 gene encoding myosin-binding protein 7, with the protein MDSQNSPPTTSQVNCCDCGCSCSVMNRSYTGTWLRSVKRKFDEYNENKFMIPGFVLPLNARIEIENECTALREMVGKQQQTIQDLSAELEEERNASSSAANEAMSMILRLQGEKAEVQMEFKQFKRYTEEKTAHDQQEIMALEDLLYKREQTIQSLTCEVQMYKHRMMSYGLTESEADGDCETEKGHFSRNNSMSETINGQFEVPPFDYPPLKCIINENQVYTEVDNEVVDVEKYAFEETPRSCDQLRDLEHRINQLERTPRSTDGDLFKTNILEKVIVGHSPRRTRHLRKFSTDSLGSPFVTTKEINSDFISDSPRFGGSIRKAEFSQTEERSNLRKVDNSSEVGDDMSDRVYTIDSVHQRAGYDGVPEPKASVGMVDDYTPRDSLNHTDFGDPEVTKLYLRLQALEADRESMRQAMIAVRTDKAQVILLKEIAHQLCKEMSPAVRRPSRKPSVIASFSFISVFKWIESFVLWRRKARRCKYMFGSSASNAGLLMLLDKGPRVGQWRCLSSTQV; encoded by the exons ATGGATTCTCAAAATTCGCCCCCAACGACCAGCCAGGTCAACTGCTGTGATTGCGGGTGCAGTTGTTCTGTGATGAATAGGTCCTACACGGGGACTTGGCTCCGGTCTGTGAAGCGAAAATTTGATGAATATAATGAGAATAAGTTCATGATCCCAGGATTTGTCTTACCTCTAAATGCTCGTATTGAAATCGAAAATGAATGTACAGCACTTAGGGAAATGGTAGGAAAGCAACAACAGACAATTCAGGATTTAAGTGCTGAGTTGGAGGAAGAAAGAAATGCGTCCTCCTCAGCAGCGAACGAGGCAATGTCAATGATTTTGAGGCTGCAAGGAGAAAAGGCAGAGGTTCAGATGGAATTTAAACAATTCAAGAGGTACACTGAGGAGAAAACGGCGCATGATCAGCAGGAGATAATGGCGTTGGAGGATTTATTATACAAGAGGGAACAAACAATTCAATCATTGACTTGTGAGGTGCAAATGTATAAGCATAGAATGATGAGTTATGGACTCACAGAATCTGAGGCTGATGGTGATTGTGAGACGGAAAAGGGCCATTTTAGTCGGAACAATAGTATGTCCGAGACTATCAATGGACAATTCGAAGTTCCTCCATTTGATTACCCGCCATTGAAATGCATTATTAATGAGAATCAAGTATACACAGAGGTTGATAATGAGGTTGTTGATGTTGAGAAATATGCATTTGAAGAGACCCCTCGTTCATGCGATCAATTGCGCGATTTGGAGCATAGGATCAATCAGTTGGAGAGGACGCCAAGAAGTACCGATGGGGATCTTTTCAAGACCAACATACTTGAAAAAGTGATAGTTGGTCATTCCCCAAGGAGGACTAGACATCTTAGAAAGTTTTCAACTGACAGTTTAGGTTCTCCCTTTGTTACAACTAAAGAAATTAACTCAGATTTCATCTCAGATTCTCCAAGGTTTGGTGGAAGTATTAGAAAAGCAGAATTTTCACAAACAGAAGAGCGTTCAAACTTGAGGAAGGTGGATAATTCATCAGAAGTTGGAGATGACATGAGTGACCGAGTTTACACAATTGATTCTGTACATCAGAGGGCTGGATATGATGGTGTGCCAGAGCCCAAGGCTTCAGTTGGAATGGTTGACGATTATACCCCGAGGGATTCATTGAATCATACAGATTTTGGAGATCCAGAGGTCACGAAGTTGTACCTTAGGCTTCAGGCACTTGAGGCTGATCGGGAATCAATGAGACAGGCTATGATTGCTGTGCGAACTGATAAAGCACAGGTGATATTGCTCAAGGAGATTGCTCATCAATTATGCAAAGAAATGTCCCCAGCCGTGAGAAGACCTTCGAGAAAGCCATCTGTAATTGCCAGCTTTTCTTTCATATCCGTATTCAAG TGGATCGAATCTTTTGTTTTGTGGAGAAGAAAAGCACGCAGATGCAA GTACATGTTTGGATCGTCGGCCAGCAATGCAGGCTTGCTAATGCTTTTAGACAAGGGACCTCGTGTGGGGCAGTGGAGATGTCTGTCGAGTACACAGGTGTAA